One genomic segment of Mytilus trossulus isolate FHL-02 chromosome 4, PNRI_Mtr1.1.1.hap1, whole genome shotgun sequence includes these proteins:
- the LOC134714345 gene encoding uncharacterized protein LOC134714345, whose amino-acid sequence MGKSKAEIQKAYRERKKQKEGEAYLKKERERVKGYYVPIEEKPQRKANERRKKVREWVRQHRLKKKNLTKTVANNLEQTKTVANNLEQCSEISSSSDVTSTVNIVTEQLIVKLPSLATKKRTRTRVNRANAKHRRTIADLTDKNELLNRKIRTVSKRYQRLINREKKTQTIIRNPTTSSSSRNSPSTSTSIALTPRKRTIQEIREEGLTPHKVPKKIQEKLLFANVITEEIGAAWKSDGLKGKHVLKKIVNGEIIKKYKMKKMLGIKSGIRRHHFKATVCSNKLLSFPLLRKRVESREILRGDVVTFLERDDNSRMMPGKNDKKKTETGHIQKRVLNDSMLFLHLKFKTESPKKISLATFCRLRPKHICLTKHLSRNKCLCQKHQNMALALKNMKTSGANVTINPDEFVRQLKDKPLPEILSEIRNENVRYEQWKKVEMADGKKRTKIVEREETRDSFISIVHTQVRDFQEHVSRVRLQYQALNNLKENLPWENVIVQMDFAENFSCTSADEVQSAYWNSSAVTLHPVVVYFKNEQKELEHKNYVFVSDDLGHNIGSVYTIIQKLLSEIKNHVNNLKVVHYWTDSPSSQYRNKTAFYIVSDHKNIFGVNAIWNYFETGHGKGPCDGIGGTSKRTADLAVRQGKITVQDAPEYFERVQKHHTSAKYIYYNSTECTDSRLEISEFNKHIIPLKGTMQVHCVVGVSKGIVKTTVTSCYCEECLIGNFHDYSESNILKGENAGRVVVPEKEANINQNEHVETAEVEADRIEITIAVDQFVAAIYDNAWHVGKITDIDETDKECQVNFLRPSQGRNTGNPLYKWPNPEDKIWLQVTDILCNIREPNKVGRSGRSFEIDPQDYRNACSLLQLRSNT is encoded by the coding sequence atggGAAAATCAAAGGCTGAAATTCAGAAAGCCTATAGAGAGCGAAAAAAACAGAAAGAAGGAGAAGCTTAtcttaaaaaagaaagagaaagaGTCAAAGGATACTATGTGCCAATAGAAGAAAAGCCACAAAGAAAGGCAAATGAAAGGCGTAAAAAGGTTCGTGAATGGGTTCGACAACATAGGCTAAAGAAAAAGAATCTTACCAAAACAGTAGCTAATAATTTGGAGCAAACCAAAACAGTAGCTAATAACTTGGAGCAATGTTCAGAAATATCATCATCATCAGATGTCACATCTACAGTTAACATTGTGACTGAACAATTGATAGTTAAGTTACCGTCACTGGCTACAAAGAAAAGAACCAGAACTAGAGTAAATCGTGCCAACGCCAAACATAGAAGAACAATAGCAGACCTGACAGACAAAAATGAACTACTCAATAGAAAAATTAGGACCGTATCAAAGCGATATCAGAGATTAATAAACAGggaaaagaaaacacaaactATCATAAGAAATCCTACTACATCATCCTCCTCCAGAAATAGCCCTTCTACATCAACATCAATTGCTCTGACACCTAGAAAAAGAACTATACAAGAAATCAGAGAAGAGGGTCTGACACCACATAAGGTTCCAAAAAAGATCCAGGAAAAACTACTCTTTGCAAATGTTATAACAGAAGAGATAGGGGCTGCTTGGAAATCAGATGGGTTGAAGGGAAAACACGTTTTGAAGAAAATTGTTAACGGAGAAATAATCAAGAAGTACAAGATGAAGAAAATGTTAGGCATCAAATCCGGAATAAGACGTCATCACTTCAAGGCCACAGTGTGTTCCAACAAATTGCTCTCTTTTCCTTTATTGAGGAAGCGTGTAGAATCAAGAGAAATACTTCGTGGAGACGTCGTCACATTCTTAGAAAGAGACGATAATAGCAGAATGATGCCTGGCAAAAAcgataaaaagaaaactgaaaCCGGTCATATACAAAAAAGAGTTCTTAACGACAGCATGTTATTTTTGCATCTCAAATTCAAAACTGAGTCACCGAAGAAAATTTCACTTGCTACCTTCTGTCGTTTGAGACCAAAGCATATATGCCTGACCAAACATTTAAGTAGAAATAAATGCCTCTGCCAAAAGCACCAAAACATGGCGTTAGCCCTTAAGAACATGAAAACGTCAGGTGCCAACGTAACCATCAATCCCGATGAATTTGTAAGGCAGCTAAAAGACAAGCCACTCCCAGAGATACTCTCAGAAATTCGAAATGAAAATGTCAGGTATGAACAGTGGAAAAAGGTTGAGATGGCAGATGgcaaaaaaagaacaaaaattgtTGAGAGAGAGGAAACAAGGGACAGCTTCATTTCAATTGTACATACTCAAGTTCGTGATTTTCAAGAACACGTGTCAAGAGTTCGACTTCAATACCAAGCCTTAAACAATCTGAAAGAAAATTTACCGTGGGAAAATGTAATCGTGCAGATGGACTTTGCCGAAAACTTTTCATGTACTTCAGCCGATGAAGTTCAGAGTGCATATTGGAATTCGAGTGCTGTTACCCTACATCCagttgttgtttatttcaaGAACGAACAGAAGGAACTTGAACATAAAAACTATGTCTTCGTTTCCGACGATCTTGGGCACAACATAGGATCTGTTTATACCATCATTCAAAAGCTTTTGTCTGAAATAAAGAATCATGTCAATAATCTGAAGGTTGTTCACTACTGGACAGATAGTCCAAGTTCACAATATCGTAACAAGACGGCCTTCTACATTGTGTCtgatcataaaaatatatttggtgtcAATGCCATTTGGAACTATTTTGAAACCGGGCACGGAAAAGGGCCATGCGATGGCATTGGGGGAACATCAAAACGTACCGCAGACCTCGCCGTCAGACAAGGAAAAATAACAGTACAGGATGCACCTGAGTACTTTGAAAGAGTGCAAAAGCACCACACGAGTGctaaatacatttattacaaTTCAACAGAATGCACAGATAGCAGGTTAGAGATTTCAGAGTTCAACAAACACATAATTCCATTGAAGGGAACAATGCAGGTCCACTGTGTGGTTGGTGTATCTAAAGGTATAGTCAAGACGACCGTGACTTCCTGTTACTGTGAGGAATGTTTGATAGGTAATTTCCATGATTACTCAGAGTCAAACATATTGAAAGGAGAGAATGCTGGTCGTGTTGTAGTACCAGAAAAAGAGGccaatataaatcaaaatgagCATGTTGAAACAGCTGAAGTCGAAGCTGACAGGATTGAGATAACCATCGCCGTCGACCAATTTGTTGCGGCAATATATGATAATGCATGGCACGTTGGAAAAATAACAG